One Streptomyces sp. CNQ-509 DNA window includes the following coding sequences:
- a CDS encoding ThuA domain-containing protein: MTSGHRQALVVRGGWDGNFPVQTTNLFMPFLRGNGFRILVEDSLEVYEDEDLLAETDLIVQCWTRGDITAGESAGLIAAVRAGTGFAGWHGGVVDAFREDLDYQLLTGGKFLTCPQGPRRHRIHLTAEYADHPVIAGLGDFDVDTEPYWALNDPLNDVLATLTFDADDTRRRSVNIPAVWVRTWGKGRVFVSTVGHGPDDFRNPHVRTLTERGLLWASR; the protein is encoded by the coding sequence ATGACCTCCGGACATCGGCAGGCGTTGGTGGTGCGAGGCGGCTGGGACGGCAACTTTCCCGTTCAGACGACGAACCTCTTCATGCCGTTCCTCCGTGGTAACGGCTTTCGGATCCTGGTCGAGGACTCCCTGGAGGTCTACGAGGACGAGGATCTGCTGGCCGAGACGGACCTGATCGTGCAGTGCTGGACGAGGGGTGACATCACCGCCGGTGAGAGCGCCGGACTGATCGCAGCAGTCCGGGCGGGAACGGGATTCGCCGGCTGGCACGGCGGGGTCGTCGACGCGTTTCGCGAAGACCTCGACTACCAGTTGCTGACCGGCGGGAAGTTCCTCACGTGCCCGCAGGGTCCCCGCCGGCACCGGATACACCTGACCGCGGAATACGCCGACCACCCGGTCATCGCCGGGCTCGGCGACTTCGACGTCGACACCGAGCCGTACTGGGCCCTGAACGACCCCTTGAACGACGTACTCGCCACGCTCACGTTCGATGCCGATGACACGCGCCGGCGGTCGGTGAATATCCCCGCGGTGTGGGTCAGGACGTGGGGCAAGGGCCGCGTCTTCGTGTCCACCGTCGGTCACGGTCCGGACGACTTCAGAAATCCGCACGTGCGCACCCTCACCGAAAGAGGGCTCCTGTGGGCAAGCCGTTGA
- a CDS encoding LacI family DNA-binding transcriptional regulator: MTKIIGRAESRSVTGIRTPRPTLAQIAETAGVSISTVSKVLNGRDDVSTDTRAKVDSALRQHQYTRRGVSLSASAVRALDLVMSGLDGSWPASVASGLEAAAYEAGVHVVISAARSGASANNRGAQDWVDRVVERGSAGVVLGLIEPTPHQLTRLRQARIPIVVIDPLSDPPPDVVSVGTTNWAGAYEATTHLLDRGHRRIALVTGPPHHLYARARTAGYRSAMSAAGIDGDPAMIRYGTYDRASGAEQVRALCELPEPPTALFICSDHMAIGGYEALAAAGLRVPEDVSVVGFDDLPEARWVSPALTTVRQPLKDMGGSALRTLLRLMNGDEPESPRVELATTLVVRDSTAHRD, translated from the coding sequence ATGACGAAAATTATCGGGAGAGCAGAGAGTAGATCCGTGACCGGAATCAGGACACCGCGGCCCACGCTCGCGCAGATCGCGGAGACGGCCGGCGTGTCGATCTCCACCGTTTCCAAGGTCTTGAACGGCCGGGACGATGTCTCGACGGACACCCGCGCCAAGGTCGACTCCGCCCTGCGCCAGCATCAGTACACGCGCCGCGGCGTATCGCTGTCCGCGTCGGCCGTCCGCGCTCTCGACCTGGTGATGAGCGGGCTCGACGGATCGTGGCCCGCGAGCGTCGCCAGCGGCCTGGAAGCGGCGGCGTACGAGGCGGGAGTGCACGTCGTGATCTCCGCGGCCCGATCGGGCGCCTCGGCGAACAACCGTGGCGCACAGGACTGGGTCGACCGCGTGGTGGAGCGCGGCAGTGCCGGCGTGGTCCTGGGACTCATCGAGCCGACCCCCCACCAGCTCACCCGCCTGCGACAGGCGCGCATCCCCATCGTCGTCATCGATCCGCTCAGCGATCCGCCGCCCGACGTAGTCTCCGTGGGTACGACGAACTGGGCGGGTGCCTACGAGGCGACCACCCATCTCCTGGACCGCGGGCACCGGCGTATCGCGCTGGTCACCGGGCCGCCGCACCACCTCTACGCACGGGCGCGCACCGCCGGCTACCGCTCCGCCATGTCGGCGGCAGGCATCGACGGGGATCCGGCGATGATCCGGTACGGGACCTACGACCGCGCCAGCGGCGCGGAGCAGGTACGGGCGCTCTGCGAGCTGCCCGAGCCGCCGACGGCACTGTTCATCTGCTCCGACCACATGGCCATCGGCGGATACGAGGCCCTGGCCGCAGCCGGGCTGCGCGTGCCGGAGGACGTCAGCGTCGTCGGCTTCGACGACCTGCCCGAGGCGCGGTGGGTCTCCCCGGCGTTGACGACGGTGCGCCAGCCGCTGAAGGACATGGGCGGCAGCGCGCTGCGGACACTGCTCCGGCTGATGAACGGCGACGAGCCCGAAAGTCCCCGCGTCGAACTGGCCACGACCCTGGTCGTCCGCGACAGCACAGCCCACCGCGACTGA
- a CDS encoding ThuA domain-containing protein, producing the protein MASSMPPRGPLRVTVWGEGLHEQRDAEVAKRYPQGMHGAVADGVSDHLGQEARVRTATLGEPEHGLTEEVLAATDVLTWWGQLAHREVSDEVVKRVHRRVLAGMGLIVLHSGHLSKIFTRLMGTTCTLRWRSAGDRELIWTTAPSHPIAAGVPHPIVIEQQEMYGEFFDIPTPDELIFISSFSGGEVFRSGCTFRRGHGKIFYFSPGDQDYPVYHHPHVRRVIANAVRWAAPDADHARPRLIHSGTDWFLNGDGVRE; encoded by the coding sequence ATGGCATCGTCAATGCCGCCGCGGGGCCCCCTGCGGGTCACCGTCTGGGGCGAGGGCCTGCACGAGCAGCGCGATGCCGAGGTCGCCAAGAGGTATCCGCAGGGTATGCATGGCGCCGTCGCCGACGGTGTCTCCGACCACCTCGGCCAGGAGGCGCGGGTGCGCACGGCGACGCTGGGGGAGCCCGAGCACGGCTTGACCGAGGAGGTGCTCGCGGCGACGGACGTCCTCACCTGGTGGGGGCAGCTCGCTCACCGCGAGGTCTCCGACGAGGTCGTGAAGCGGGTGCATCGCCGGGTGCTGGCCGGGATGGGCCTGATCGTGCTGCACTCGGGGCACTTGTCGAAGATCTTCACGCGGCTCATGGGCACCACCTGCACCCTGCGCTGGCGCAGTGCGGGGGACCGCGAGCTGATCTGGACGACGGCGCCCTCCCATCCCATCGCCGCCGGTGTGCCGCACCCCATCGTCATCGAACAGCAGGAGATGTACGGGGAGTTCTTCGACATCCCGACCCCCGACGAGCTGATCTTCATCAGCTCCTTCAGCGGTGGTGAGGTCTTCCGCAGCGGCTGCACCTTCCGGCGCGGTCACGGCAAGATCTTCTACTTCAGCCCGGGGGACCAGGACTACCCCGTCTATCACCACCCGCACGTACGACGCGTCATCGCCAACGCCGTCCGGTGGGCAGCCCCCGACGCCGACCACGCGAGGCCACGACTGATCCACAGCGGGACAGACTGGTTCCTCAACGGCGACGGCGTACGGGAATGA
- a CDS encoding Gfo/Idh/MocA family protein encodes MTEQTSGTEPPFRTVPDDGEPLRILVVGAGRMARLWLRTILASPETMLVGVVDTAPAAAEKALAETGAPDVPTGPDLTAVAAATSPDAVVDVTVPAAHLPVTLEALALGLPVLGEKPLAVTLPEALRLAAAAELAGELFMVSQSRRYHPHLFAFKQQAGRLGRLGILTTEFFRAPRFGGFRDTMDHPLLLDMAIHPFDTARWLLDAEPVSVRCEEYNPGWSWYAGAAATTAVFEMTGNSRYVFTGSWCSPGLETSWNGAWRLSGEHGSITWNGGRPTAVEMTPEPGVDRAAGRAQTTAEPMKGVAGSLAAFVHALRTGTVPMGEVHDNVMSLAMVTGALESALTDRRIRVDDLLDAALADALVSATGPERDLLCSRPRRLLRGPARGPLASGPAD; translated from the coding sequence ATGACCGAGCAGACCTCAGGGACCGAGCCGCCGTTCAGGACGGTTCCGGACGACGGCGAGCCGCTGCGGATCCTCGTCGTCGGCGCCGGCCGCATGGCGCGGCTCTGGTTGCGCACCATCCTTGCCTCCCCCGAAACCATGCTGGTCGGGGTCGTCGACACCGCCCCGGCCGCAGCCGAGAAGGCCCTCGCGGAGACCGGCGCCCCGGACGTACCCACCGGACCGGACCTCACCGCGGTGGCGGCGGCCACCTCGCCGGACGCGGTCGTTGACGTGACCGTCCCCGCGGCACACCTGCCCGTCACCCTTGAGGCCCTCGCCCTCGGTCTGCCCGTCCTCGGCGAGAAGCCGCTCGCCGTCACTCTCCCGGAGGCACTGCGGCTGGCCGCCGCCGCCGAGCTGGCAGGCGAGCTGTTCATGGTCAGCCAGTCCCGCCGCTACCACCCGCACCTCTTCGCGTTCAAACAGCAGGCCGGCCGACTGGGCCGACTCGGCATCCTGACCACCGAGTTCTTCAGGGCGCCACGCTTCGGCGGCTTCCGCGACACAATGGATCACCCGCTGCTGCTCGACATGGCGATCCATCCGTTCGACACCGCCCGCTGGCTGCTGGACGCCGAGCCGGTCTCGGTTCGCTGCGAGGAGTACAATCCCGGCTGGAGCTGGTACGCCGGTGCCGCCGCCACCACCGCCGTCTTCGAGATGACCGGGAACAGCCGCTACGTCTTCACCGGCAGCTGGTGCAGCCCCGGCCTGGAGACCTCCTGGAACGGAGCCTGGCGGCTCAGCGGCGAACACGGCTCTATCACCTGGAACGGCGGCCGCCCCACCGCCGTCGAGATGACACCCGAACCGGGCGTGGACCGGGCGGCGGGACGCGCGCAGACAACGGCTGAACCGATGAAGGGCGTCGCCGGCTCCCTGGCCGCATTCGTGCACGCGCTACGCACGGGCACCGTACCCATGGGCGAGGTCCACGACAACGTCATGAGCCTGGCCATGGTGACGGGCGCCCTTGAGTCCGCGCTGACCGACCGCCGGATCCGCGTCGACGACCTCCTCGACGCCGCGCTCGCGGACGCCCTCGTGTCAGCCACCGGCCCGGAACGCGACCTCCTGTGCTCGCGGCCCCGTCGTCTCCTTCGCGGTCCTGCACGAGGACCGCTGGCGTCCGGGCCAGCCGACTGA
- a CDS encoding DUF3574 domain-containing protein encodes MNLTKPRLRLAALALAAALAGAAAATAPAALADGDPTPPVALSQAAELEPYVQTHLMFGTVRPNGGPDVTDRQFRGFVDEVVTPRFPAGLTVDEVRGQYRDRHGTIERERSYEVYLLYPLTEAQEQDARIEEIRDAYTARFAQESVARVDEPARAGF; translated from the coding sequence GTGAACCTGACGAAGCCACGCCTTCGCCTCGCCGCCCTCGCGCTCGCCGCCGCGCTCGCCGGCGCCGCCGCGGCCACCGCCCCCGCCGCCCTCGCGGACGGCGACCCCACCCCGCCGGTCGCCCTGTCGCAGGCCGCGGAGCTGGAGCCGTACGTGCAGACGCACCTGATGTTCGGCACGGTACGGCCCAACGGCGGCCCGGACGTCACCGACCGGCAGTTCCGCGGGTTCGTGGACGAGGTCGTCACCCCGCGTTTCCCCGCGGGACTCACCGTGGACGAGGTACGGGGCCAGTACCGCGACCGGCACGGCACCATCGAGCGGGAGCGCTCGTACGAGGTCTACCTGCTCTACCCGCTCACCGAGGCGCAGGAGCAGGACGCCCGGATCGAGGAGATCCGCGACGCCTACACGGCCCGGTTCGCGCAGGAGTCGGTGGCCCGGGTGGACGAGCCCGCCCGCGCCGGCTTCTGA
- a CDS encoding LacI family DNA-binding transcriptional regulator: protein MSGNRPTLEAVAARAGVSRATVSRVVNGGAGVREPLRERVRRAVAELGYVPNQAARTLVTRRTGAVAVVIAEPESRVFADPFFARQLRGISGALAAADTQLVLLYVADRADYPRIGRFLAGGHVDGALMFSLHRDDPLPGLAAAAGLPVVYGGRPGWPGAAGERGLLYVDTDNRAGAELAVRHLLGRGRRRIGHIAGPLDQTSAVDRLAGYRAALGVGGAAPGGHELVAEGDFTPAGGERAMAELLARDPDLDAVFAASDLMATGALRTLRAHGRRVPADVAVVGYDDLDPATWTEPPLTTVHQDVEGMGGVMARLLLRSLAGGQEEQEPVVTAPRLVVRESG, encoded by the coding sequence GTGTCCGGGAACCGCCCCACGCTGGAGGCCGTGGCCGCCCGCGCCGGAGTGTCGCGGGCCACGGTGTCGCGCGTGGTCAACGGCGGCGCGGGGGTGCGCGAGCCGCTGCGCGAGCGGGTGCGCCGCGCCGTGGCCGAGCTGGGCTACGTACCGAACCAGGCCGCGCGCACGCTCGTCACCCGGCGCACCGGCGCGGTCGCCGTCGTCATCGCCGAGCCCGAGAGCCGGGTCTTCGCCGACCCGTTCTTCGCCCGGCAGCTGCGGGGGATCAGCGGGGCGCTGGCGGCGGCGGACACGCAGTTGGTGCTGCTGTACGTCGCGGACCGGGCGGACTATCCACGGATCGGCCGGTTCCTGGCCGGCGGGCACGTCGACGGCGCGCTGATGTTCTCGCTGCACCGCGACGACCCGCTGCCGGGCCTGGCCGCGGCGGCGGGATTGCCCGTGGTCTACGGCGGCCGCCCGGGCTGGCCGGGGGCGGCGGGGGAGCGGGGCCTGCTGTACGTGGACACGGACAACCGGGCGGGCGCGGAGCTGGCGGTACGGCACCTGCTGGGGCGGGGCCGGCGGCGGATCGGGCACATCGCGGGGCCGCTTGACCAGACGTCGGCGGTGGACCGGCTGGCCGGATACCGGGCGGCGCTGGGGGTGGGCGGAGCCGCCCCGGGCGGCCACGAGCTGGTCGCGGAGGGCGACTTCACCCCGGCCGGCGGCGAACGCGCGATGGCCGAGCTGCTGGCCCGCGACCCGGACCTCGACGCCGTGTTCGCCGCTTCCGACCTGATGGCCACCGGCGCGCTGCGTACCCTGCGCGCCCACGGCCGCCGCGTCCCCGCGGACGTCGCGGTCGTCGGCTACGACGACCTGGACCCGGCGACCTGGACGGAGCCGCCCCTGACCACGGTGCACCAGGACGTCGAGGGGATGGGCGGCGTGATGGCCCGGCTGCTGCTGCGCAGCCTGGCGGGCGGGCAGGAGGAGCAGGAGCCGGTGGTGACGGCGCCGCGGCTGGTGGTGCGGGAGTCGGGCTGA
- a CDS encoding glycoside hydrolase family 16 protein — protein MHATRIRWRRSLLGAVAAIAAVSALTLPSATAGEDAGDKAAASGPAPLAEVFRDDFDGAAGSPPSAANWIVDTGTSYPGGPANWGTGEIQTYTDSPENLQKDGNGNLTITPRRNGSGGWTSARIETQRTDFQAPAGGLMRIEARIQMPNVTGAEALGYWPAFWTLGDAYRGNYWNWPGIGEFDIMENVNGVDSVWGVLHCGTAPGGPCNENNGLGASRACPGGSCQSGFHEYALELDRSGPVEELRWYVDGQQYHSVNADQVGAETWANLAHHGHFLLLNVAMGGAFPDGVAGHATPTDATRPGVPMTVDYVSVEQSGGAAA, from the coding sequence ATGCATGCAACACGCATACGGTGGCGCAGGAGCCTGCTCGGCGCGGTCGCGGCGATCGCCGCGGTCAGCGCCCTGACCCTGCCCTCCGCGACGGCCGGCGAGGACGCGGGAGACAAGGCCGCGGCAAGCGGTCCCGCGCCCCTCGCCGAGGTCTTCCGCGACGACTTCGACGGCGCCGCCGGCTCCCCGCCGTCCGCCGCGAACTGGATCGTCGACACCGGCACCTCCTACCCCGGCGGCCCCGCCAACTGGGGCACCGGTGAGATCCAGACGTACACCGACAGCCCGGAGAACCTCCAGAAGGACGGCAACGGCAACCTCACCATCACCCCCCGCCGCAACGGCTCCGGCGGCTGGACCTCCGCCCGCATCGAGACCCAGCGCACCGACTTCCAGGCCCCGGCCGGCGGCCTGATGCGCATCGAGGCGCGGATCCAGATGCCGAACGTCACCGGCGCCGAAGCCCTCGGCTACTGGCCCGCGTTCTGGACCCTCGGCGACGCCTACCGCGGCAACTACTGGAACTGGCCGGGCATCGGCGAGTTCGACATCATGGAGAACGTCAACGGCGTCGACAGCGTCTGGGGCGTGCTGCACTGCGGCACCGCGCCCGGCGGCCCGTGCAACGAGAACAACGGCCTCGGCGCCTCCCGCGCCTGCCCGGGCGGCAGTTGCCAGTCGGGATTCCACGAGTACGCCCTGGAGCTGGACCGCAGCGGCCCCGTCGAGGAGCTGCGCTGGTACGTGGACGGCCAGCAGTACCACTCCGTCAACGCCGACCAGGTAGGGGCCGAGACCTGGGCGAACCTCGCCCACCACGGCCACTTCCTGCTCCTCAACGTCGCCATGGGCGGGGCCTTCCCCGACGGCGTGGCCGGCCACGCCACCCCCACCGACGCCACCCGTCCCGGTGTGCCCATGACCGTCGATTACGTGTCCGTCGAACAGTCCGGAGGTGCCGCCGCATGA
- a CDS encoding beta-1,3-glucanase family protein: MISRRRLLGGLAVASAAAGTPLVLSAARAGGAAAALDVTVVNKTGAYENSSISIYVVGNEGGRQVRLTPDGTLAPIALDDNGSDGYTDYAIPFAGSGDTSLTLPNMSGRLYVALGGKLKMKAVTDGAGNAALAYPAGWVSTDPNYPVVHDCMEFTLNDAGMFCNTTMVDMFSVPMSLHLTGADDQTTGTLKDGARQQVFDTLAGTEGFDRLVDGDGLRVIAPGHGLDTGLFDGAYLDGYVDEVWSAYAGKDLKVTTNAGTFTGRVAGDRLSFTGPADVAFDRPPTRDVLFCDGKLAAPNDGTTGPVAAILGAALNRTTLRDHADQPVTDASAFYGTDISNHYARVMHEVSEDGRAYGFAFDDVSGFASYIEDRAPQRLTLTLTPF, translated from the coding sequence ATGATCTCGCGACGCAGGCTGCTGGGTGGTCTCGCCGTCGCGTCCGCCGCCGCGGGGACACCTCTGGTGCTCTCCGCGGCGCGGGCGGGCGGTGCCGCCGCGGCCCTCGACGTGACCGTCGTCAACAAGACCGGCGCGTACGAGAACTCCTCGATCAGCATCTACGTCGTCGGCAACGAGGGCGGCCGGCAGGTCCGCCTCACGCCCGACGGCACTCTCGCGCCCATCGCGCTCGACGACAACGGCTCCGACGGCTACACCGACTACGCGATCCCCTTCGCCGGCAGCGGCGACACGTCCCTGACGCTGCCGAACATGTCCGGTCGCCTCTACGTCGCCCTCGGCGGCAAGCTGAAGATGAAGGCCGTCACCGACGGCGCCGGCAACGCGGCGCTCGCGTACCCCGCCGGCTGGGTCTCCACCGACCCCAACTACCCCGTGGTGCACGACTGCATGGAGTTCACGCTCAACGACGCGGGCATGTTCTGCAACACCACCATGGTCGACATGTTCAGCGTGCCGATGTCCCTCCATCTGACGGGCGCCGACGACCAGACGACCGGGACGCTCAAGGACGGCGCCAGGCAGCAGGTCTTCGACACCCTGGCGGGCACCGAGGGCTTCGACCGGCTGGTGGACGGGGACGGGCTGCGGGTCATCGCCCCCGGGCACGGCCTGGACACCGGGCTCTTCGACGGCGCGTATCTCGACGGGTACGTGGACGAGGTCTGGTCCGCGTACGCGGGCAAGGACCTGAAGGTCACCACGAACGCCGGCACCTTCACCGGCCGCGTCGCCGGCGACCGGCTCTCCTTCACCGGCCCCGCCGACGTCGCCTTCGACCGGCCGCCCACCCGCGACGTGCTCTTCTGCGACGGCAAGCTCGCCGCCCCGAACGACGGCACCACGGGCCCCGTCGCCGCCATCCTCGGCGCCGCGCTCAACCGCACGACCCTGCGCGACCACGCCGACCAGCCGGTCACCGACGCCTCCGCCTTCTACGGCACCGACATCTCCAACCACTACGCGCGGGTGATGCACGAAGTGTCGGAGGACGGGCGGGCGTACGGGTTCGCCTTCGACGACGTGTCCGGCTTCGCGTCGTACATCGAGGACCGGGCGCCGCAGCGGCTCACGCTGACGCTGACGCCCTTCTGA
- the leuE gene encoding leucine efflux protein LeuE, translating into MLGVTDLSTYLAGLALIILLPGPNSLYVVSVAARRGARAGYRAAGGVMCGDMVLMVLSAGGVASLLQASPAAFAVVKFAGAGYLTWLAVGMLRGAWRMWREREARAVARAEGEAGRPEPAREEMERPYRRAFVVSLLNPKAILFFVSFFVQFIDPAYAHPELTFVVLAAWAQLFSITYLTALIFSGTHLAALFRRRRRLTAGMSAAAGTAFLGFAAKLSMSSA; encoded by the coding sequence ATGCTTGGAGTCACGGATCTGTCGACGTACCTCGCCGGGCTCGCCCTGATCATCCTGCTGCCGGGCCCCAACTCCCTCTACGTCGTCTCCGTCGCCGCCCGCCGCGGCGCCCGGGCCGGCTACCGCGCGGCCGGCGGCGTCATGTGCGGCGACATGGTGCTCATGGTGCTCTCCGCGGGCGGCGTGGCCTCGCTGCTCCAGGCGAGCCCGGCGGCGTTCGCCGTCGTCAAGTTCGCGGGCGCCGGGTATCTGACGTGGCTGGCGGTCGGGATGCTGCGCGGGGCGTGGCGGATGTGGCGCGAGCGCGAGGCGCGGGCCGTCGCGCGGGCGGAGGGGGAAGCCGGGCGGCCGGAGCCGGCGCGGGAGGAGATGGAACGCCCGTACCGCCGGGCGTTCGTCGTCAGCCTGCTGAACCCGAAGGCGATCCTCTTCTTCGTCTCCTTCTTCGTGCAGTTCATCGACCCGGCGTACGCGCATCCGGAGCTGACGTTCGTCGTGCTCGCGGCGTGGGCGCAGTTGTTCAGCATCACCTACCTGACGGCCCTGATCTTCAGCGGTACGCACCTCGCCGCGCTCTTCCGCCGCAGGCGGCGGCTGACGGCGGGGATGTCGGCCGCGGCGGGGACGGCGTTCCTGGGCTTCGCGGCCAAGCTGTCGATGAGCAGCGCGTAA
- a CDS encoding MOSC domain-containing protein, with amino-acid sequence MNGTVTAVCSSGGYTFHKPAREAITLLAGLGVEGDAHAGVTVKHRSRVARDPSQPNLRQVHLVHEELFAEVAEAGFAVRPGELGENVTTRGVDLLGLPTGTLLHLGAEAVVEVTGLRNPCHQIDDFQSGLLKQVVGRDAAGKVVRKAGVMSVVLTGGVVRPGDPVVVVLPDAPHRPLEKV; translated from the coding sequence ATGAACGGCACGGTCACAGCGGTCTGCAGCAGCGGCGGGTATACCTTCCACAAGCCGGCCCGCGAGGCGATCACCCTGCTCGCCGGCCTCGGCGTGGAGGGCGACGCGCACGCCGGCGTCACGGTCAAACACCGCTCCCGGGTCGCCCGCGACCCGTCCCAGCCGAACCTGCGGCAGGTGCACCTGGTGCACGAGGAGCTCTTCGCCGAGGTCGCCGAGGCGGGCTTCGCCGTACGCCCCGGGGAGCTGGGCGAGAACGTCACCACCCGCGGCGTCGACCTGCTCGGCCTGCCCACCGGCACGCTGCTGCACCTCGGTGCCGAGGCGGTCGTGGAGGTCACCGGGCTGCGCAACCCCTGCCACCAGATCGACGACTTCCAGAGCGGGCTGCTGAAGCAGGTCGTCGGCCGGGACGCGGCGGGGAAGGTGGTACGCAAGGCGGGCGTGATGAGCGTGGTGCTGACGGGCGGCGTGGTACGTCCGGGAGACCCGGTCGTCGTGGTGCTGCCGGACGCGCCGCACCGCCCGCTGGAGAAGGTCTGA
- a CDS encoding arylsulfotransferase family protein has product MPTPHASRRVSRRASRRLSRTCTAIVLGALAATLPPAAAAEETAEQAVAPAVAPDAVRGAAVPAAEEPSEPPPPPLDVLERRPGTGEGLLFVGPQKNPGRVGPPGEEPPPEAGRGPQILDDRGRPVWYHRIPQNEYVADFRVQEYRGRKVLTWWQGRSDSAGLGEGVGYIADENYDIIATVRSPDPEQSIDLHEFRLTPQGTALVVSYQQRPYDLTPVGGPADGDVLESVVWELDLATGEPLLEWRSLDHVPLQESDERPTGRAGTRPFDYLHTNSVSLDTDGDLLVSAVGTSTVYKLDRETGEIVWRLGGKNSDFRLGAGARTIAQHDVVAVGDGTYRMFDNQNLHSDGYESRVAWLRIDPRRGTAELERQLVHPDRVSTAVTGGSQGLPSGNTLVGWGSAGRISEFDAAGRLVFDAVFPEEYGSYRTYRDEWEGEPGTAPEVRIDGASGDAHAVWNGATEVAAWRVLAGDARDGLRPVAREPWDGLDTDVDLPADAADAAYVQAEALDADGEVIGASAVTETRAG; this is encoded by the coding sequence ATGCCCACGCCTCATGCGTCCCGTCGCGTATCCCGCCGTGCGTCCCGTCGGCTGTCGCGTACGTGCACCGCGATCGTCCTCGGCGCTCTCGCCGCCACCCTCCCGCCCGCGGCCGCCGCGGAAGAGACCGCCGAGCAGGCCGTGGCGCCGGCCGTGGCACCGGACGCCGTGCGCGGCGCGGCCGTACCCGCCGCCGAGGAGCCGTCCGAGCCGCCGCCCCCGCCCCTCGACGTGCTGGAGCGCCGCCCCGGCACGGGCGAGGGACTGCTGTTCGTCGGACCGCAGAAGAACCCCGGCCGGGTCGGGCCGCCCGGCGAGGAACCCCCGCCCGAGGCAGGCCGCGGACCCCAGATACTCGACGACCGGGGCCGCCCCGTCTGGTACCACCGCATCCCGCAGAACGAGTACGTCGCCGACTTCCGCGTGCAGGAGTACCGCGGCCGCAAGGTGCTGACCTGGTGGCAGGGGAGGAGCGACAGCGCGGGACTCGGCGAGGGCGTCGGCTACATCGCCGACGAGAACTACGACATCATCGCCACCGTCCGCTCGCCCGACCCGGAACAGAGCATCGACCTGCACGAGTTCCGGCTCACCCCGCAGGGCACCGCCCTGGTCGTCAGCTACCAGCAGCGGCCCTACGACCTCACCCCGGTCGGCGGCCCCGCGGACGGCGACGTGCTGGAGAGCGTCGTGTGGGAGCTGGACCTCGCCACCGGGGAGCCGCTGCTGGAGTGGCGCAGCCTCGACCACGTACCGCTGCAGGAGTCCGACGAGCGGCCCACGGGACGCGCCGGCACCCGCCCCTTCGACTACCTGCACACCAACTCGGTCTCCCTCGACACCGACGGCGACCTCCTCGTCTCCGCCGTCGGCACCAGCACCGTCTACAAGCTCGACCGGGAGACGGGGGAGATCGTCTGGCGGCTCGGCGGCAAGAACAGCGACTTCCGGCTCGGCGCGGGCGCGCGCACCATCGCCCAGCACGACGTCGTGGCCGTCGGCGACGGCACGTACCGCATGTTCGACAACCAGAACCTGCACTCCGACGGCTACGAGAGCCGGGTCGCCTGGCTGCGCATCGACCCGCGCCGCGGCACCGCAGAGCTGGAGCGCCAGCTCGTGCACCCCGACCGCGTCTCCACCGCCGTCACCGGCGGCAGCCAGGGCCTGCCCAGCGGCAACACCCTGGTCGGCTGGGGTTCCGCGGGACGGATCTCGGAGTTCGACGCGGCCGGGCGGCTGGTGTTCGACGCCGTCTTCCCGGAGGAGTACGGCTCGTACCGCACCTACCGCGACGAGTGGGAGGGCGAGCCCGGGACCGCGCCGGAGGTACGGATCGACGGTGCGTCCGGCGACGCGCACGCGGTGTGGAACGGCGCCACGGAGGTCGCCGCCTGGCGGGTGCTGGCCGGCGACGCGCGGGACGGCCTGCGGCCCGTCGCCCGCGAGCCGTGGGACGGGCTCGACACGGACGTCGACCTGCCGGCGGACGCGGCGGACGCGGCCTACGTGCAGGCGGAGGCGCTCGACGCGGACGGCGAGGTCATCGGCGCGTCCGCGGTCACGGAGACCCGCGCGGGCTGA